One genomic region from Panthera tigris isolate Pti1 chromosome D1, P.tigris_Pti1_mat1.1, whole genome shotgun sequence encodes:
- the TRIM21 gene encoding E3 ubiquitin-protein ligase TRIM21 isoform X1, with product MPQIPISHFPPLVSSLTRSLTIIGVSIYTGRLSTGLPHRNVTAMASAAPLAMMWEEVTCPICLDPVVEPVSIECGHSFCHDCISQVGKDGGGVCPVCQHIFLLRNVRPNWPLANMVDNLKQIGQSAKEGMQRERCEVHGEKLHLFCEKDGKILCWVCSQSQNHRNHHMVPIEEAAQEYKEKLQVALGNLRKGQRLAEELEVDIAMKRAAWKSQVETHKLRIHTEFVQQQNFLAAEEQRQLQKLEMEDKEQLRILGEREATLVQKSQALQELVVELEKRSRGSALELLQEVKSVLGRSECWNLKNLDITPPDLRSVCLVPGLKRMLRTYGVNITLDPYTANPWLILSEDRRQVRLGDSRQEVPENEGRFDTYPMVLGAQFFDSGKVYWEVDVTGKEAWDLGVCRDSVRRKGHFLLSPQNGFWTIWLWNKQKYEAGTSPQTPLHLRVPPCQVGIFLDYEASTVSFYNITDHGSLIYAFSECAFAGPLRPFFSTGFNDEGSNSAPLVLRPLGVGW from the exons GCTCTCCACAGGGCTGCCTCATAGGAACGTTACCGCAATGGCCTCAGCAGCGCCCCTGGCGATGATGTGGGAGGAGGTCACTTGCCCTATCTGCCTGGATCCTGTCGTGGAGCCTGTGAGCATTGAATGTGGCCACAGCTTCTGCCACGACTGCATCTCTCAGGTCGGAAAAGATGGGGGCGGCGTCTGCCCTGTGTGTCAGCACATCTTCTTGCTCCGGAACGTCAGGCCCAACTGGCCGCTGGCCAACATGGTGGACAACCTTAAACAAATTGGCCAGAGTGCCAAGGAGGGCATGCAGCGGGAGCGGTGCGAGGTGCACGGAGAGAAACTGCACCTGTTCTGCGAGAAAGACGGGAAGATCCTTTGCTGGGTGTGTTCCCAGTCCCAGAACCACCGTAACCACCACATGGTCCCTATTGAGGAGGCTGCTCAGGAGTACAAG GAGAAGCTCCAGGTGGCATTAGGGAACCTGAGAAAAGGACAACGGTTGGCGGAGGAGTTGGAAGTGGATATTGCAATGAAGAGAGCAGCCTGGAAG AGTCAGGTTGAGACACACAAACTGAGGATTCACACAGAGTTTGTGCAGCAGCAGAACTTCCTGGCtgcagaggaacagagacagcTACAGAAACTAGAGATGGAGGACAAGGAGCAGCTGAGAATCCTGGGCGAGAGGGAGGCCACACTGGTCCAGAAGAGCCAGGCCCTGCAGGAGCTGGTCGTGGAGCTGGAGAAGAGGAGCAGGGGCTCAGCCCTGGAGCTGCTGCAG GAGGTGAAAAGTGTCCTGGGAAG GAGTGAGTGTTGGAACCTGAAGAATCTGGACATCACCCCTCCAGACCTGAGGAGTGTGTGCCTCGTGCCAGGGCTGAAAAGGATGCTGAGGACTTATGGAG TAAACATCACTCTGGATCCATACACAGCCAATCCGTGGCTCATCCTGTCAGAGGATCGGAGACAAGTGAGGCTTGGAGACAGCCGGCAGGAAGTGCCTGAAAATGAGGGCAGATTTGACACTTATCCCATGGTCCTGGGTGCCCAGTTCTTTGACTCTGGAAAGGTTTACTGGGAGGTAGATGTGACAGGAAAGGAGGCCTGGGACCTGGGTGTTTGTAGAGACTCTGTGCGGAGGAAAGGGCATTTTTTGCTCAGCCCCCAAAATGGCTTCTGGACAATTTGGCTGtggaacaaacaaaaatatgaggCTGGCACCAGCCCCCAGACTCCCCTCCACCTTCGGGTGCCTCCGTGCCAAGTTGGGATCTTCCTTGACTATGAGGCCAGCACTGTCTCCTTCTACAACATCACTGACCACGGCTCCCTCATCTACGCTTTCTCCGAATGTGCCTTCGCTGGACCTCTGCGGCCCTTCTTCAGTACTGGTTTTAATGATGAAGGAAGTAACTCAGCCCCTCTTGTCCTCCGTCCATTGGGGGTGGGTTGGTAG
- the TRIM21 gene encoding E3 ubiquitin-protein ligase TRIM21 isoform X3, which produces MRLSTGLPHRNVTAMASAAPLAMMWEEVTCPICLDPVVEPVSIECGHSFCHDCISQVGKDGGGVCPVCQHIFLLRNVRPNWPLANMVDNLKQIGQSAKEGMQRERCEVHGEKLHLFCEKDGKILCWVCSQSQNHRNHHMVPIEEAAQEYKEKLQVALGNLRKGQRLAEELEVDIAMKRAAWKSQVETHKLRIHTEFVQQQNFLAAEEQRQLQKLEMEDKEQLRILGEREATLVQKSQALQELVVELEKRSRGSALELLQEVKSVLGRSECWNLKNLDITPPDLRSVCLVPGLKRMLRTYGVNITLDPYTANPWLILSEDRRQVRLGDSRQEVPENEGRFDTYPMVLGAQFFDSGKVYWEVDVTGKEAWDLGVCRDSVRRKGHFLLSPQNGFWTIWLWNKQKYEAGTSPQTPLHLRVPPCQVGIFLDYEASTVSFYNITDHGSLIYAFSECAFAGPLRPFFSTGFNDEGSNSAPLVLRPLGVGW; this is translated from the exons GCTCTCCACAGGGCTGCCTCATAGGAACGTTACCGCAATGGCCTCAGCAGCGCCCCTGGCGATGATGTGGGAGGAGGTCACTTGCCCTATCTGCCTGGATCCTGTCGTGGAGCCTGTGAGCATTGAATGTGGCCACAGCTTCTGCCACGACTGCATCTCTCAGGTCGGAAAAGATGGGGGCGGCGTCTGCCCTGTGTGTCAGCACATCTTCTTGCTCCGGAACGTCAGGCCCAACTGGCCGCTGGCCAACATGGTGGACAACCTTAAACAAATTGGCCAGAGTGCCAAGGAGGGCATGCAGCGGGAGCGGTGCGAGGTGCACGGAGAGAAACTGCACCTGTTCTGCGAGAAAGACGGGAAGATCCTTTGCTGGGTGTGTTCCCAGTCCCAGAACCACCGTAACCACCACATGGTCCCTATTGAGGAGGCTGCTCAGGAGTACAAG GAGAAGCTCCAGGTGGCATTAGGGAACCTGAGAAAAGGACAACGGTTGGCGGAGGAGTTGGAAGTGGATATTGCAATGAAGAGAGCAGCCTGGAAG AGTCAGGTTGAGACACACAAACTGAGGATTCACACAGAGTTTGTGCAGCAGCAGAACTTCCTGGCtgcagaggaacagagacagcTACAGAAACTAGAGATGGAGGACAAGGAGCAGCTGAGAATCCTGGGCGAGAGGGAGGCCACACTGGTCCAGAAGAGCCAGGCCCTGCAGGAGCTGGTCGTGGAGCTGGAGAAGAGGAGCAGGGGCTCAGCCCTGGAGCTGCTGCAG GAGGTGAAAAGTGTCCTGGGAAG GAGTGAGTGTTGGAACCTGAAGAATCTGGACATCACCCCTCCAGACCTGAGGAGTGTGTGCCTCGTGCCAGGGCTGAAAAGGATGCTGAGGACTTATGGAG TAAACATCACTCTGGATCCATACACAGCCAATCCGTGGCTCATCCTGTCAGAGGATCGGAGACAAGTGAGGCTTGGAGACAGCCGGCAGGAAGTGCCTGAAAATGAGGGCAGATTTGACACTTATCCCATGGTCCTGGGTGCCCAGTTCTTTGACTCTGGAAAGGTTTACTGGGAGGTAGATGTGACAGGAAAGGAGGCCTGGGACCTGGGTGTTTGTAGAGACTCTGTGCGGAGGAAAGGGCATTTTTTGCTCAGCCCCCAAAATGGCTTCTGGACAATTTGGCTGtggaacaaacaaaaatatgaggCTGGCACCAGCCCCCAGACTCCCCTCCACCTTCGGGTGCCTCCGTGCCAAGTTGGGATCTTCCTTGACTATGAGGCCAGCACTGTCTCCTTCTACAACATCACTGACCACGGCTCCCTCATCTACGCTTTCTCCGAATGTGCCTTCGCTGGACCTCTGCGGCCCTTCTTCAGTACTGGTTTTAATGATGAAGGAAGTAACTCAGCCCCTCTTGTCCTCCGTCCATTGGGGGTGGGTTGGTAG
- the TRIM21 gene encoding E3 ubiquitin-protein ligase TRIM21 isoform X2, with amino-acid sequence MQLIKQGLSTGLPHRNVTAMASAAPLAMMWEEVTCPICLDPVVEPVSIECGHSFCHDCISQVGKDGGGVCPVCQHIFLLRNVRPNWPLANMVDNLKQIGQSAKEGMQRERCEVHGEKLHLFCEKDGKILCWVCSQSQNHRNHHMVPIEEAAQEYKEKLQVALGNLRKGQRLAEELEVDIAMKRAAWKSQVETHKLRIHTEFVQQQNFLAAEEQRQLQKLEMEDKEQLRILGEREATLVQKSQALQELVVELEKRSRGSALELLQEVKSVLGRSECWNLKNLDITPPDLRSVCLVPGLKRMLRTYGVNITLDPYTANPWLILSEDRRQVRLGDSRQEVPENEGRFDTYPMVLGAQFFDSGKVYWEVDVTGKEAWDLGVCRDSVRRKGHFLLSPQNGFWTIWLWNKQKYEAGTSPQTPLHLRVPPCQVGIFLDYEASTVSFYNITDHGSLIYAFSECAFAGPLRPFFSTGFNDEGSNSAPLVLRPLGVGW; translated from the exons GCTCTCCACAGGGCTGCCTCATAGGAACGTTACCGCAATGGCCTCAGCAGCGCCCCTGGCGATGATGTGGGAGGAGGTCACTTGCCCTATCTGCCTGGATCCTGTCGTGGAGCCTGTGAGCATTGAATGTGGCCACAGCTTCTGCCACGACTGCATCTCTCAGGTCGGAAAAGATGGGGGCGGCGTCTGCCCTGTGTGTCAGCACATCTTCTTGCTCCGGAACGTCAGGCCCAACTGGCCGCTGGCCAACATGGTGGACAACCTTAAACAAATTGGCCAGAGTGCCAAGGAGGGCATGCAGCGGGAGCGGTGCGAGGTGCACGGAGAGAAACTGCACCTGTTCTGCGAGAAAGACGGGAAGATCCTTTGCTGGGTGTGTTCCCAGTCCCAGAACCACCGTAACCACCACATGGTCCCTATTGAGGAGGCTGCTCAGGAGTACAAG GAGAAGCTCCAGGTGGCATTAGGGAACCTGAGAAAAGGACAACGGTTGGCGGAGGAGTTGGAAGTGGATATTGCAATGAAGAGAGCAGCCTGGAAG AGTCAGGTTGAGACACACAAACTGAGGATTCACACAGAGTTTGTGCAGCAGCAGAACTTCCTGGCtgcagaggaacagagacagcTACAGAAACTAGAGATGGAGGACAAGGAGCAGCTGAGAATCCTGGGCGAGAGGGAGGCCACACTGGTCCAGAAGAGCCAGGCCCTGCAGGAGCTGGTCGTGGAGCTGGAGAAGAGGAGCAGGGGCTCAGCCCTGGAGCTGCTGCAG GAGGTGAAAAGTGTCCTGGGAAG GAGTGAGTGTTGGAACCTGAAGAATCTGGACATCACCCCTCCAGACCTGAGGAGTGTGTGCCTCGTGCCAGGGCTGAAAAGGATGCTGAGGACTTATGGAG TAAACATCACTCTGGATCCATACACAGCCAATCCGTGGCTCATCCTGTCAGAGGATCGGAGACAAGTGAGGCTTGGAGACAGCCGGCAGGAAGTGCCTGAAAATGAGGGCAGATTTGACACTTATCCCATGGTCCTGGGTGCCCAGTTCTTTGACTCTGGAAAGGTTTACTGGGAGGTAGATGTGACAGGAAAGGAGGCCTGGGACCTGGGTGTTTGTAGAGACTCTGTGCGGAGGAAAGGGCATTTTTTGCTCAGCCCCCAAAATGGCTTCTGGACAATTTGGCTGtggaacaaacaaaaatatgaggCTGGCACCAGCCCCCAGACTCCCCTCCACCTTCGGGTGCCTCCGTGCCAAGTTGGGATCTTCCTTGACTATGAGGCCAGCACTGTCTCCTTCTACAACATCACTGACCACGGCTCCCTCATCTACGCTTTCTCCGAATGTGCCTTCGCTGGACCTCTGCGGCCCTTCTTCAGTACTGGTTTTAATGATGAAGGAAGTAACTCAGCCCCTCTTGTCCTCCGTCCATTGGGGGTGGGTTGGTAG
- the TRIM21 gene encoding E3 ubiquitin-protein ligase TRIM21 isoform X4 gives MASAAPLAMMWEEVTCPICLDPVVEPVSIECGHSFCHDCISQVGKDGGGVCPVCQHIFLLRNVRPNWPLANMVDNLKQIGQSAKEGMQRERCEVHGEKLHLFCEKDGKILCWVCSQSQNHRNHHMVPIEEAAQEYKEKLQVALGNLRKGQRLAEELEVDIAMKRAAWKSQVETHKLRIHTEFVQQQNFLAAEEQRQLQKLEMEDKEQLRILGEREATLVQKSQALQELVVELEKRSRGSALELLQEVKSVLGRSECWNLKNLDITPPDLRSVCLVPGLKRMLRTYGVNITLDPYTANPWLILSEDRRQVRLGDSRQEVPENEGRFDTYPMVLGAQFFDSGKVYWEVDVTGKEAWDLGVCRDSVRRKGHFLLSPQNGFWTIWLWNKQKYEAGTSPQTPLHLRVPPCQVGIFLDYEASTVSFYNITDHGSLIYAFSECAFAGPLRPFFSTGFNDEGSNSAPLVLRPLGVGW, from the exons ATGGCCTCAGCAGCGCCCCTGGCGATGATGTGGGAGGAGGTCACTTGCCCTATCTGCCTGGATCCTGTCGTGGAGCCTGTGAGCATTGAATGTGGCCACAGCTTCTGCCACGACTGCATCTCTCAGGTCGGAAAAGATGGGGGCGGCGTCTGCCCTGTGTGTCAGCACATCTTCTTGCTCCGGAACGTCAGGCCCAACTGGCCGCTGGCCAACATGGTGGACAACCTTAAACAAATTGGCCAGAGTGCCAAGGAGGGCATGCAGCGGGAGCGGTGCGAGGTGCACGGAGAGAAACTGCACCTGTTCTGCGAGAAAGACGGGAAGATCCTTTGCTGGGTGTGTTCCCAGTCCCAGAACCACCGTAACCACCACATGGTCCCTATTGAGGAGGCTGCTCAGGAGTACAAG GAGAAGCTCCAGGTGGCATTAGGGAACCTGAGAAAAGGACAACGGTTGGCGGAGGAGTTGGAAGTGGATATTGCAATGAAGAGAGCAGCCTGGAAG AGTCAGGTTGAGACACACAAACTGAGGATTCACACAGAGTTTGTGCAGCAGCAGAACTTCCTGGCtgcagaggaacagagacagcTACAGAAACTAGAGATGGAGGACAAGGAGCAGCTGAGAATCCTGGGCGAGAGGGAGGCCACACTGGTCCAGAAGAGCCAGGCCCTGCAGGAGCTGGTCGTGGAGCTGGAGAAGAGGAGCAGGGGCTCAGCCCTGGAGCTGCTGCAG GAGGTGAAAAGTGTCCTGGGAAG GAGTGAGTGTTGGAACCTGAAGAATCTGGACATCACCCCTCCAGACCTGAGGAGTGTGTGCCTCGTGCCAGGGCTGAAAAGGATGCTGAGGACTTATGGAG TAAACATCACTCTGGATCCATACACAGCCAATCCGTGGCTCATCCTGTCAGAGGATCGGAGACAAGTGAGGCTTGGAGACAGCCGGCAGGAAGTGCCTGAAAATGAGGGCAGATTTGACACTTATCCCATGGTCCTGGGTGCCCAGTTCTTTGACTCTGGAAAGGTTTACTGGGAGGTAGATGTGACAGGAAAGGAGGCCTGGGACCTGGGTGTTTGTAGAGACTCTGTGCGGAGGAAAGGGCATTTTTTGCTCAGCCCCCAAAATGGCTTCTGGACAATTTGGCTGtggaacaaacaaaaatatgaggCTGGCACCAGCCCCCAGACTCCCCTCCACCTTCGGGTGCCTCCGTGCCAAGTTGGGATCTTCCTTGACTATGAGGCCAGCACTGTCTCCTTCTACAACATCACTGACCACGGCTCCCTCATCTACGCTTTCTCCGAATGTGCCTTCGCTGGACCTCTGCGGCCCTTCTTCAGTACTGGTTTTAATGATGAAGGAAGTAACTCAGCCCCTCTTGTCCTCCGTCCATTGGGGGTGGGTTGGTAG